The Bacteroides sp. genome has a window encoding:
- the menB gene encoding 1,4-dihydroxy-2-naphthoyl-CoA synthase, with translation MESKRTWTPIKKYKDIRFELFEHIAKITINRPEVHNAFRPTTTFEMADALDICRERQDIYTIILTGEGDKAFCSGGDQQVKGHGGYIDEEGIPRLNVLDVQRRIRSMPKPVVAMVNGWAVGGGHVLHVICDLTIASDNARFGQVGPKVGSFDAGLGSSYLASIVGQKKAREIWFLNQFYSAKEALEMGLVNKVVPFEKLEDTTVEWCQIMHKRSPMALRMIKLGLNAELDGQVGLQEFAGNATLLYYLTEEAQEGKHAFLEKRDPDFHKYPKFP, from the coding sequence ATGGAATCAAAACGCACCTGGACCCCGATAAAAAAATACAAGGACATCCGCTTTGAGCTGTTCGAGCACATCGCTAAGATCACCATCAACCGCCCTGAAGTGCACAACGCCTTCCGGCCGACCACTACCTTTGAAATGGCCGACGCCCTCGATATCTGCCGCGAACGCCAGGACATCTACACCATTATCCTGACCGGTGAAGGCGACAAGGCCTTTTGCAGCGGTGGCGACCAGCAGGTGAAGGGCCACGGCGGCTATATCGACGAGGAAGGCATTCCTCGCCTGAATGTACTCGACGTGCAGCGCCGCATCCGTTCCATGCCCAAACCCGTCGTCGCGATGGTGAATGGCTGGGCTGTCGGGGGCGGGCATGTGCTCCACGTGATCTGCGACCTGACCATTGCCTCCGACAACGCCCGCTTCGGGCAGGTGGGGCCCAAGGTGGGAAGCTTTGATGCAGGCTTGGGCAGCAGCTACCTGGCCAGCATCGTGGGACAAAAGAAAGCCCGCGAGATCTGGTTCCTCAACCAGTTTTATTCGGCGAAGGAGGCCCTGGAGATGGGCCTCGTCAACAAGGTGGTCCCCTTCGAAAAGCTTGAAGACACCACCGTTGAATGGTGCCAGATCATGCATAAGCGCAGCCCCATGGCCCTACGGATGATCAAGCTGGGTCTCAATGCCGAACTCGATGGGCAAGTGGGCCTCCAGGAGTTTGCGGGCAATGCCACCCTGCTGTATTACCTCACCGAGGAAGCCCAGGAAGGCAAGCACGCTTTCCTCGAAAAACGCGATCCCGATTTTCATAAATATCCCAAATTCCCATAA
- a CDS encoding o-succinylbenzoate synthase has translation MLRASFIPRPLVFKRPAGTSRGVLRTKPSWYLIVQHDEDNGPRGIGECSIIPGLSPEGPETIEKELQTLCKNINEYPQWLAKRGALFPAIRFALEIAVNDLALGGNRVLFRDDFTAGKKGIPINGLIWMGEPDFMKQQIREKLDAGFSCIKIKIGAIDFGEELALLKMIRREYGPETIEIRVDANGAFSPGEAREKLNRLSEFLLHSIEQPIQQGLTETMASLCASSPLPIALDEELIGISDPEIRRRLLETIRPQYIILKPSLLGGLKATAEWAALADELNIGWWVTSALESNIGLNAIAQWTYQNTTNMPQGLGTGQLYTNNIPSPLVIEKGQLFHHPQLGWDLKVLDHD, from the coding sequence ATGCTCAGGGCTTCATTCATTCCCCGTCCACTGGTTTTTAAGCGGCCTGCAGGCACGTCAAGGGGGGTGCTGAGGACCAAGCCCTCCTGGTACCTGATCGTGCAGCACGACGAGGATAACGGCCCCAGGGGCATAGGCGAATGCAGCATCATTCCCGGCTTAAGCCCCGAGGGTCCAGAAACCATTGAAAAGGAACTTCAGACCCTTTGCAAGAATATCAATGAATATCCCCAATGGTTAGCCAAGCGAGGGGCTTTGTTCCCTGCCATCCGCTTTGCCCTGGAGATTGCTGTCAACGACCTTGCCCTTGGCGGGAACAGGGTCTTATTCAGGGACGACTTCACCGCAGGCAAAAAGGGCATCCCCATCAACGGCCTGATCTGGATGGGCGAGCCGGATTTTATGAAACAGCAGATCCGCGAAAAGCTCGATGCCGGATTTTCCTGCATCAAGATCAAAATCGGTGCCATCGATTTCGGTGAAGAGCTGGCCCTGCTGAAAATGATCCGCAGGGAATATGGCCCGGAGACCATCGAGATCCGCGTGGATGCCAACGGTGCCTTTTCGCCCGGCGAAGCCCGTGAAAAGCTCAACCGCCTCTCTGAGTTTCTGTTGCATTCCATTGAGCAGCCCATTCAACAGGGACTAACGGAAACCATGGCCAGCCTTTGCGCCTCCAGTCCCCTGCCCATTGCCCTCGATGAGGAACTGATCGGAATCAGCGATCCCGAGATCCGCAGGCGCCTCCTGGAGACCATCCGCCCGCAGTATATCATCCTGAAGCCCAGCCTGCTGGGCGGACTCAAGGCTACCGCCGAATGGGCCGCACTGGCTGATGAGTTGAACATCGGCTGGTGGGTGACCTCAGCCCTCGAGTCCAACATCGGGCTCAATGCCATTGCCCAGTGGACTTACCAGAACACCACCAATATGCCACAGGGCCTGGGCACCGGACAGCTCTATACCAACAACATCCCTTCGCCACTGGTCATTGAGAAGGGACAACTCTTTCATCACCCTCAGTTGGGCTGGGACCTCAAAGTGCTTGACCATGACTGA
- the menA gene encoding 1,4-dihydroxy-2-naphthoate octaprenyltransferase, whose translation MASIHSWIKAARLRTLPLALASIAMGGLVAATHPRFNLRAALMAALTTLLLQILSNLANDYGDSSSGIDNEHRVGPKRTVQTGEISPKAMKQAVLLLVFLSLVSGLLLIFWAASLPVKTTLLFLVLGLAAITAAIKYTIGRNPYGYMGLGDFFVFLFFGIIGVGGTWFLSTKAWDPLILLPASAMGLLSTGVLNLNNMRDIVNDRQKGKNTLVVKLGLSGAFLYHCVLILLPFVLLILYTLLSGADSRVFLFLILLPLFVVDLVRIRQSFGGAMLDPFLRKLAIKTLLMTIFYGVLLNLK comes from the coding sequence ATGGCCAGCATTCATTCCTGGATTAAAGCAGCCCGGCTGCGCACCCTGCCCCTGGCATTGGCAAGTATTGCCATGGGCGGATTGGTGGCGGCCACCCACCCCAGGTTTAACCTGCGCGCAGCCCTGATGGCTGCACTGACTACCCTGCTTCTGCAGATCCTTTCCAACCTCGCCAACGACTATGGCGACTCCTCCTCGGGCATTGACAACGAACACCGCGTGGGGCCCAAACGCACGGTGCAAACTGGCGAGATAAGCCCTAAGGCGATGAAGCAGGCCGTGCTGCTATTGGTTTTCCTTTCCCTGGTAAGTGGCCTTTTATTGATATTCTGGGCGGCCAGCCTGCCCGTGAAAACAACCCTGCTGTTTTTGGTTCTCGGCCTGGCAGCCATCACCGCCGCCATTAAATATACCATTGGCAGGAACCCTTACGGCTATATGGGACTGGGCGATTTCTTCGTGTTCCTGTTCTTTGGCATCATTGGCGTAGGGGGCACCTGGTTTTTGTCCACCAAAGCCTGGGACCCCCTGATCCTGTTGCCGGCATCGGCCATGGGACTGCTCAGCACGGGGGTGCTCAACCTCAACAACATGCGCGACATCGTCAATGACCGGCAAAAAGGGAAAAACACCCTGGTGGTGAAACTTGGGCTCTCAGGGGCCTTTCTCTACCACTGCGTGCTGATCCTGCTGCCCTTTGTGCTGCTGATCCTTTATACCCTGCTCTCGGGTGCCGACAGCCGGGTGTTTCTCTTTCTCATCCTGCTTCCCCTCTTTGTGGTCGACCTGGTCCGTATCCGGCAGTCATTCGGGGGCGCCATGCTCGATCCTTTCCTTCGCAAACTGGCCATCAAGACCTTGCTGATGACAATTTTCTACGGCGTGTTACTAAACCTCAAATGA